Proteins from a genomic interval of Phalacrocorax aristotelis chromosome 3, bGulAri2.1, whole genome shotgun sequence:
- the FAM89A gene encoding protein FAM89A produces MSGPGLLGPGGGAGLPPLPKSLSGLLNSSSSGGGGQGGRWRDLERLYAQKSRIQDELSGGGRGSPRPPKPPNLDAALALLRKEMVGLRQLDMSLLCQLYSLYESIQEYKGACQADSNADCTYALENGFFDEEEEYF; encoded by the exons aTGAGCGGGCCGGGGCTGCTGGGTCCCGGTGGCGGCGCGGGGCTGCCGCCGCTGCCCAAGAGCCTGAGCGGGCTGCTgaactcctcctcctccggcggcggcggccaggGCGGGCGCTGGCGGGACCTGGAGCGGCTCTACGCGCAGAAGTCCCGCATCCAGGACGAGCtgagcggcggcggccggggctcGCCGCGCCCGCCCAAGCCTCCCAACCTGGACGCGGCGCTGGCCCTGCTCCGCAAGGAGATG GTTGGCCTTCGGCAGCTAGATATGTCATTACTGTGTCAGCTGTACTCCCTGTACGAATCAATTCAAGAATACAAAGGTGCCTGCCAAGCTGACTCTAACGCAGACTGCACATATGCTCTGGAAAATGGGTTTTttgatgaagaggaggaataCTTCTAG